The Corvus hawaiiensis isolate bCorHaw1 chromosome 1, bCorHaw1.pri.cur, whole genome shotgun sequence genomic sequence ACAGGGGTGTGTTCACACAAGTGCACAAGCCCATGGAGGTGCAGACACTTGAACACTGTGGTTCAGGAAGCAGTCCTACAATAGCCAAAGGGACCGTGCAGCtaagaaaaaagccaaagagaTTTTATGTGGAGGACAAAGTACTGAAAGCCCATGGGTGATGAGCCAAAGACTGGAGGGCTGGTAGCAGATGAGGCCCCTCcagtcagcagaaaaaaaaatccagaagagTACCCCAGGCTGGAATCATATGCCATCCTTTGGATATCTTCTGTGCTTAGTTCATATATTCTGCACACGCTGACATATCCTTGCCCCCAGGAAAACTGGAATCTCACATACCAGCTCTCAGAAGAAGTGTCCgtgagggaatgggaatgatgTAGGCCAGGAAACGCAAAGTCATGGTAGAAGGAACCAGCACGTCATGCCGTACCATTCCCAGAGATCTTTCCATTCATTGGGATCACACAGGAAATTTATCACTCAGGCAGCACGGACTTTGAGCCCTGAGGCACTGTGGGGCCAGCATAAAAGGCAGCCTAACTGGTGGCTGTCTCATCCACttctgtcacctcctgctccttgggaACCAGGTGAGTTGGAAGCCCCTTTCTCCTCCACCCTCTCTAGGACAGGGTTGAGCTTTCCAGCCCTTGTTCCCGCTCCTTGTTCTTCTGGGGTGTTCTCCGATGGTGCTCGTgtgggcagaggggagagcGTGTGTTCTGGCcagaggctgaggctgggctgaggTGCTTCTTTGcatccaggctgggcagcagcacggctggggctggctgagctCTGAAGGAGCGTGCTGGGCTGAGGCCCAGGATCCCCAGTTTGGGCCcgcacaggctggagctgcgCAAGCAGCAGGGGCCTTGTGTTGCTGGGGGTGCCTTGCGGGCTGTGTCTCAGGTGTGCGtgtgctctgcttcctccctgccctctgtgccaggtgcagcgCCAGGCTCGAGACATGTCCTGCCCTGAGAAGTGCCAGCAGTGCCGGCCCTGCAacccttgctgccagccctgcggcccctgcccgctggccaacagctgcaatgagtgctgtgtcaggcagtgccagagctccacCGTCGTCATTGAGCCgcctgctgtgctggtgaccctgcccgggcccatcctcagctccttcccacagaacaccgtggtgggatcctccacctccgctgccgttggcagcatcctcagctctgaaGGAGTGCCCATCAGCTCCGGGGGCTTtgacatctcctgcatcaccaGCGGCTATGGTGAAAGATGTTGTCGTCCCTGCTAAAGCTGCTGCCGCCACCAACATCCTCAGGCAAGAACCTCCACGACCTCAGAACACGCTGCTGGACTGAAGACAGAACTTTAAGACTCTGGATTTAGAGCTTCTGCCTAttgtttcctctcctctcctcgcctctcctctcctctcttttttctcttccttttcatttcctgtcaGCACCGCTCAATGCCAGCCCTAGTGGGACCTGCTggcctccttccctctgcaggccGGCCAGATGGACACCCCCACTGCATCTTAgcggctgctcctggtgccctcTGTGagcctcctccttttcttcttttgactcAATAAAGTTGGTTTTGCATTCAAACTTTGGCCTCtgatttctccttcttcctgttGCAACTCTGCCTGTTTGCCCATTGGAAAAAGTGGAGGAAGCTGAGCGCTGGAATCCCGGCAGTGCAATtttctttgttccctttctCTTGGAGCTGACAAAGATGTGCCTCactgtgaggctggtgaggcactGTAGGAAattgcccagaaaagttttgGATGCCTcaaccctggaagtgtgcaaggccaggttggacacctCTTTGATCGACCCGGTTTAGTGGGTGGCGTCAGTGCCCGTCTGCTGAGGGCAGCGGGAGTGGaaataaatgatctttaagttcccttccagcccagaccaTTTCTAATGACATACGCTTTCACAGAGGCATCACCAGAGTGACAAATGTGCTCAGTGTTGGGCAGCGCTGAGTCCCCTTTGGACACCCTTGGAACTGACTCAGTCAGACGCGGCGGGAGACGCTGCACTCCTCCCACAGAGCCCATTCCTGCAGCCTTATTTACAAAGTTGGCCTTCCTGAGCACCCACTACACATGAGGAAGCCCTGCTTCCCGGGAAGTGGCCAGCCATCACTTGCTGAGGGAAGTTggacataaaattatttatttttctgcttttctcatacACGCATAacgctttgtgtttgctttagcaAACTGCCTTGTAACAAGCTCcaagttgttttctcttttattttctcttctctgtccacTGCACACATGGGATTGATAGAGTGGCGTGGTGAGCACCATCCATGCAGCCAAGGCCAACCTTGGGACAGCTGGTCATCCAGCCCAGGGCAAGAGCAGGAATGAGCTGCAGAAGCGGGCATGGGCTGTTGGCCAAAGGGAGACGTATTAGAGGGGAAGCAAGACCACAAAGCATATCTGAGCCACTTCCCGAATGCTCCAGAACACCAGGCTGCACATGAAAACTCATGTGCTCTCACgcagagatgagggagagaGGTGCATGTGTACAAGAAGAACAAGAGTGATGCCCTGAGAACTTTgccacaaacaaacccacaggaaTGACACAGGTTCACCTCACGTGCCCGCATGGAATGCCACCAGACCATGAAGCGAGCATTCTGCCGACTCTGACGTGTTTATGTCCTGGAAATACTTAGGCCTCTCATCCCGGCCCTAACAGAAGTCTTCACACAGGAACGCACACGGCAGAAGCCAGGAAATGAAGAGGCCGCAGTGTAGGAAACgagggcacagcccctgccattAGCTGGGATGGTGCACATTTGCCATGAGCTGGTCACAAAATTATTACTTCCACCAAGGTGCTACTGGGCCTGAGGCAGTGCAGGACTGCTATAAAAGGCAGCCCAAGTCTCTGCTCTCGCATCCActtctctcacctcctcctcaggAATCAGGTGAGTGGGAAGCCTCcaatccttctcctccttctctcctcctgcttccagacCAGCTCTTTCCTGGCTGGAGGTCTCAGCTGATCGAGGCtgtcagagcccagggctggcagctgcttctgctgggagaaggcagggggGAGAAGATCTtgtgcagagagaggctgggactTGGCTGAGGTGGCTCCTGGGCTTTGAGGTGGGCACTGCAGTGTGGGCCAGGAggtgccttggctgcagggtgctTGGGGGCACTGCTGATTCTCAAGCGTCCTTAcattctgcttctccctgccctctgtgccaggtgcaCCTGTGACCCCGAGCCATGTCCTGCAacccttgctgccagccctgcggcccctgcccgctggccaacagctgcaatgagtgctgtgtcaggcagtgccagagctccacCGTGGCCATCCAGCCCTCCCCAGTGGTGGTGACCCTGCCcgggcccatcctcagctccttcccacagaacaccgtggtgggatcctccacctccgctgctgttggcagcatcctcagctctggcGGAGTGCCCATCAGCTCTGGCGGCTTtgacatctcctgcatcaccaGCGGCTATGGCGGCAGATGCTGTCCCCCCTGCTAAATCTGCTGGCAACATCCTCGAGCAAGAACCTCCACGACCTCAGAACTTGGGGCTGGACTGAAGATGGATCTTGGGAACAACGGATTTAACCCCTTGgattactgctgttttcttccactctcttcccctccctccctttcctgtcaGCACCACTCAATGCCAGCCTACTGGGACCTGTTGGCCTCCCTCcgttcctctgcaggccaggCAGACGGACACCCCCACTGCACCTCAGTGGTTGCTCCTGGTGTCCTCTCTGAGCCTGTTCTTCCTTAGACTCAATAAAGTTGTTTTGCATCCAAACCTGggcctctgctttctccttccttgtgtGGCATCTCCTCCAGTGAGCTCAGGGCAAAAGGTGGACACAGCAGAGGGTGGACACTTCACGGTGGACTTTAATTTGTGCCTTTTCCATTGGAGCTGACAAACACATCCCTGGCTTCTCCAAAATGGTGACCAGCAGGAGAGGATGATGTTAAAAGGTCACCGGTGAGGGAATGGCAATCAGCAATGCCTGGGGATAGTCCACAACGTCCTCTCTTCAAACAGCTCCCTCACAATAAGCCTTCTGCCCACCTTCTGTCCAGACACGCAGGGCTGAGGGGTTTCACTGGCTCAACCAAGCATGAGAACAGAACCAAAATCCTCCTCACAtcgtgctggcagctgccactttttccccttctgggTGTGGGAGAGGAGCAAATCTTCCACCTTCTTGCCTCCACCTCCCAGACATGGTCAAACTCTTTTCTCCACATGCCTCGTGCTCTTTGACAGCATCCTTCTCCCATAGCTCCTGGCTCAGGACAAAGGCCACGGTGGCCACAGGACTCCCCCATCTCCACAGAGCCACCAGAACCCGGTAACCTCCAAGTTTCTCCATGAGGCAGGAGCAAGGAGCCCGGGAAAGAGCGGAGTGtcccaaggctgcctggaggcagCATCAAAGGGATGGCCTGGCTTTGGGACTGTCCTCGGTGTGCCGTGAGGGCCGTGGGCCTCTCCAGGTCCCTGCCGATAACGCGGGGCTGAGTGTGTGCGagtggctggcactgctgggcagggaagtcCCTACGAGGCTTGCAATGGCTGGGCTGAGACGTGAGCTCAGGCACAGCtgtggacacacacacacagacacacaaacgGGCACTGACACATTGCCAGCCTGCCCAGGTGTGCACAGAGATGAACCCAGACGCACAGACCCCAGCAAACGTGCACAGGCGCACGGGCAGGGGGCTGCACACaagtgctctgccctgtgcacaaCCATCCCCGTGTAGGCCAGAGGCTCTCAGGGGGTGTTCACACAAGTGCACAAGCCCAGGGATGTGCAGGCACTCGCAcacactggggcacagccacGCTGCCACGCACATTATTGCGGGGCAGCACATGGGGCACAGGCCATGGCAAGGGATGTgactcaggagctgctgggcagctcccagccagagcagggacacagcactccaagcAGGACAGAAGCTCAGGCAGCAGTGCTACAGGAGTCTCATGGATTGTGCAGGCCGAGGAGGAAGGCAAAGAGCTTCTACCCCATGGGAAAAGCACACAGGGGAGCCCTTGGGCGACAATTCAaagagcagagggctgggagcagatgaGGCCCTTCCAGTCAGCAGGAATTAGAAAAAATCTGGCAGGGACAAATCACCAGAGTGCCTCAGGCTGGCATCACCTGCCTCCTTGGCATCCCTTCTGCAATTAAttcataatttcataatttctgcACACCAACACATCCTTGCCCTCAGGAAAACTGGAATCTCACATACCAGCTCTCAGAAGAAGTGTCCgtgagggaatgggaatgatgTAGGCCAGGAAACGCAAAGTCATGGTAGAGGGAACCAGCACGTCATGCCGTACCATTCCCAGAGATCTTTCCATTCATTGGGATCACACAGGAAATTTATCACTCAGGCAGCACGGACTTTGAGCCCTGAGGCACTGTGGGGCCAGCATAAAAGGCAGCCTAACTGGTGGCTGTCTCATCCACttctgtcacctcctgctccttgggaACCAGGTGAGTTGGAAGCCCCTTTCTCCTCCACCCTCTCTAGGACAGGGTTGAGCTTTCCAGCCCTTGTTCCCGCTCCTTGTTCTTCTGGGGTGTTCTCCGATGGTGCTCGTgtgggcagaggggagagcGTGTGTTCTGGCcagaggctgaggctgggctgaggTGCTTCTTTGcatccaggctgggcagcagcacggctggggctggctgagctCTGAAGGAGCGTGCTGGGCTGAGGCCCAGGATCCCCAGTTTGGGCCcgcacaggctggagctgcgCAAGCAGCAGGGGCCTTGTGTTGCTGGGGGTGCCTTGCGGGCTGTGTCTCAGGTGTGCGtgtgctctgcttcctccctgccctctgtgccaggtgcagcgCCAGGCTCGAGACACGTCCTGCCCTGAGAAGTGCCAGCAGTGCCGGCCCTGCAACtcttgctgccagccctgcggcccctgcccgctggccaacagctgcaatgagtgctgtgtcaggcagtgccagagctccacCGTCGTCATTGAGCCgcctgctgtgctggtgaccctgcccgggcccatcctcagctccttcccacagaacaccgtggtgggatcctccacctccgctgccgttggcagcatcctcagctctgaaGGAGTGCCCATCAGCTCCGGGGGCTTtgacatctcctgcatcaccaGCGGCTATGGTGAAAGATGTTGTCGTCCCTGCTAAAGCTGCTGCCGCCACCAACATCCTCAGGCAAGAACCTCCACGACCTCAGAACACGCTGCTGGACTGAAGACAGAACTTTAAGACTCTGGATTTAGAGCTTCTGCCTAttgtttcctctcctctcctcgcctctcctctcctctcttttttctcttccttttcatttcctgtcaGCACCGCTCAATGCCAGCCCTAGTGGGACCTGCTggcctccttccctctgcaggccGGCCAGATGGACACCCCCACTGCATCTTAgcggctgctcctggtgccctcTGTGagcctcctccttttcttcttttgactcAATAAAGTTGGTTTTGCATTCAAACTTTGGCCTCtgatttctccttcttcctgttGCAACTCTGCCTGTTTGCCCATTGGAAAAAGTGGAGGAAGCTGAGCGCTGGAATCCCGGCAGTGCAATtttctttgttccctttctCTTGGAGCTGACAAAGATGTGCCTCactgtgaggctggtgaggcactGTAGGAAattgcccagaaaagttttgGATGCCTcaaccctggaagtgtgcaaggccaggttggacacctCTTTGATCGACCCGGTTTAGTGGGTGGCGTCAGTGCCCGTCTGCTGAGGGCAGCGGGAGTGGaaataaatgatctttaagttcccttccagcccagaccaTTTCTAATGACATACGCTTTCACAGAGGCATCACCAGAGTGACAAATGTGCTCAGTGTTGGGCAGCGCTGAGTCCCCTTTGGACACCCTTGGAACTGACTCAGTCAGACGCGGCGGGAGACGCTGCACTCCTCCCACAGAGCCCATTCCTGCAGCCTTATTTACAAAGTTGGCCTTCCTGAGCACCCACTACACATGAGGAAGCCCTGCTTCCCGGGAAGTGGCCAGCCATCACTTGCTGAGGGAAGTTggacataaaattatttatttttctgcttttctcatacACGCATAacgctttgtgtttgctttagcaAACTGCCTTGTAACAAGCTCcaagttgttttctcttttattttctcttctctgtccacTGCACACATGGGATTGATAGAGTGGCGTGGTGAGCACCATCCATGCAGCCAAGGCCAACCTTGGGACAGCTGGTCATCCAGCCCAGGGCAAGAGCAGGAATGAGCTGCAGAAGCGGGCATGGGCTGTTGGCCAAAGGGAGACGTATTAGAGGGGAAGCAAGACCACAAAGCATATCTGAGCCACTTCCCGAATGCTCCAGAACACCAGGCTGCACATGAAAACTCATGTGCTCTCACgcagagatgagggagagaGGTGCATGTGTACAAGAAGAACAAGAGTGATGCCCTGAGAACTTTgccacaaacaaacccacaggaaTGACACAGGTTCACCTCACGTGCCCGCATGGAATGCCACCAGACCATGAAGCGAGCATTCTGCCGACTCTGACGTGTTTATGTCCTGGAAATACTTAGGCCTCTCATCCCGGCCCTAACAGAAGTCTTCACACAGGAACGCACACGGCAGAAGCCAGGAAATGAAGAGGCCGCAGTGTAGGAAACgagggcacagcccctgccattAGCTGGGATGGTGCACATTTGCCATGAGCTGGTCACAAAATTATTACTTCCACCAAGGTGCTACTGGGCCTGAGGCAGTGCAGGACTGCTATAAAAGGCAGCCCAAGTCTCTGCTCTCGCATCCActtctctcacctcctcctcaggAATCAGGTGAGTGGGAAGCCTCCaaaccttctcctccttctctcctcctgcttccagacCAGCTCTTTCCTGGCTGGAGGTCTCAGCTGATCGAGGCtgtcagagcccagggctggcagctgcttctgctgggagaaggcagggggGAGAAGATCTtgtgcagagagaggctgggactTGGCTGAGGTGGCTCCTGGGCTTTGAGGTGGGCACTGCAGTGTGGGCCAGGAggtgccttggctgcagggtgcttgggagcactgctgcttctcaagCGTCCTTAcattctgcttctccctgccctctgtacCAGGTGCACCTGTGACCCCGAGCCatgtcctgctgccagccctgcaacccttgctgccagccctgcggcccctgcccgctggccaacagctgcaatgagtgctgtgtcaggcagtgccagagctccacCGTGGCCATCCAGCCCTCCGCAGTCGTGGTGACCCTGCCcgggcccatcctcagctccttcccacagaacaccgtggtgggatcctccacctccgctgctgttggcagcatcctcagctctggcGGAGTGCCCATCAGCTCTGGCGGCTTtgacatctcctgcatcaccaGCGGCTATGGCGGCAGATGCTGTCCCCCCTGCTAAATCTGCTGGCAACATCCTCGAGCAAGAACCTCCACGACCTCAGAACTTGGGGCTGGACTGAAGATGGATCTTGGGAACAACGGATTTAACCCCTTGgattactgctgttttcttccactctcttcccctccctccctttcctgtcaGCACCACTCAATGCCAGCCTACTGGGACCTGTTGGCCTCCCTCcgttcctctgcaggccaggCAGACGGACACCCCCACTGCACCTCAGTGGTTGCTCCTGGTGTCCTCTCTGAGCCTGTTCTTCCTTAGACTCAATAAAGTTGTTTTGCATCCAAACCTGggcctctgctttctccttccttgtgtGGCAACTCCTCCAGTGAGCTCAGGGCAAAAGGTGGACACAGCAGAGGGTGGACACTCCACGGTGGACTTTAATTTGTGCCTTTTCCATTGGAGCTGACAAACACATCCCTGGCTTCTCCAAAATGGTGACCAGCAGGAGAGGATGATGTTAAAAGGTCACCGGTGAGGGAATGGCAATCAGCAATGCCTGGGGATAGTCCACAACGTCCTCTCTTCAAACAGCTCCCTCACAATAAGCCTTCTGCCCACCTTCTGTCCAGACACGCAGGGCTGAGGGGTTTCACTGGCTCAACCAAGCATGAGAACAGAACCAAAATCCTCCTCACAtcgtgctggcagctgccactttttccccttctgggTGTGGGAGAGGAGCAAATCTTCCACCTTCTTGCCTCCACCTCCCAGACATGGTCAAACTCTTTTCTCCACATGCCTCGTGCTCTTTGACAGCATCCTTCTCCCATAGCTCCTGGCTCAGGACAAAGGCCACGGTGGCCACAGGACTCCCACATCTCCACAGAGCCACCAGAACCCGGTAACCTCCAAGTTTCTCCATGAGGCAGGAGCAAGGAGCCCGGGAAAGAGCGGAGTGtcccaaggctgcctggaggcagCATCAAAGGGATGGCCTGGCTTTGGGATTGTCCTCGGTGTGCCGTGAGGGCCGTGGGCCTCTCCAGGTCCCTGCCGATAACACGGGGCTGAGTGTGTGCGagtggctggcactgctgggcagggaagtcCCTACGAGGCTTGCAATGGCTGGGCTGAGACGTGAGCTCAGGCACAGCtatggacacacacacacacacacagacacacaaacgGGCACTGACACATTGCCAGCCTGCCCAGGTGTGCACAGAGATGAACCCAGACGCACAGACCCCAGCAAACGT encodes the following:
- the LOC125331089 gene encoding feather keratin Cos1-1/Cos1-3/Cos2-1-like; protein product: MSCPEKCQQCRPCNPCCQPCGPCPLANSCNECCVRQCQSSTVVIEPPAVLVTLPGPILSSFPQNTVVGSSTSAAVGSILSSEGVPISSGGFDISCITSGYGERCCRPC
- the LOC125331133 gene encoding feather keratin Cos1-2-like, which gives rise to MSCNPCCQPCGPCPLANSCNECCVRQCQSSTVAIQPSPVVVTLPGPILSSFPQNTVVGSSTSAAVGSILSSGGVPISSGGFDISCITSGYGGRCCPPC
- the LOC125331225 gene encoding feather keratin Cos1-1/Cos1-3/Cos2-1-like, which gives rise to ALRHCGASIKGSLTGGCLIHFCHLLLLGNQVQRQARDTSCPEKCQQCRPCNSCCQPCGPCPLANSCNECCVRQCQSSTVVIEPPAVLVTLPGPILSSFPQNTVVGSSTSAAVGSILSSEGVPISSGGFDISCITSGYGERCCRPC
- the LOC125331199 gene encoding feather keratin Cos1-2-like; amino-acid sequence: MSCCQPCNPCCQPCGPCPLANSCNECCVRQCQSSTVAIQPSAVVVTLPGPILSSFPQNTVVGSSTSAAVGSILSSGGVPISSGGFDISCITSGYGGRCCPPC